The Hymenobacter sp. DG01 genome has a segment encoding these proteins:
- a CDS encoding 2-phosphosulfolactate phosphatase, whose product MPTLDICFSPELLPLFNLQGRVAVVVDILRATSSIVTALAQGVTHLVPFSELDDCRAMAAQGYLTAAERDGRQAESVDLGNSPFGYLDGVVPVRGRAVAITTTNGTRALHLSAAADEIVVGAFLNIGAVADYLRQLGKDVVVVCAGWKGNFCLEDTLFGGALAARLQAEFNATGSDSTLAALDLWQAAQPDAAAYLLKSSHVRRLNHLEAHKDMEFCIRQDEYGVVPVFREGKIQSRI is encoded by the coding sequence CCGGGTAGCAGTGGTGGTTGATATTCTGCGGGCCACGTCCTCCATTGTCACGGCGCTGGCCCAGGGCGTAACCCACCTGGTGCCGTTCAGTGAGCTGGACGATTGCCGGGCCATGGCCGCCCAGGGTTACCTGACTGCCGCTGAGCGCGACGGCCGGCAGGCCGAGAGCGTGGACCTGGGCAACTCACCCTTTGGCTACCTCGATGGGGTAGTACCCGTGCGCGGCCGCGCCGTGGCCATCACCACCACCAACGGCACCCGCGCCCTGCACCTTTCCGCCGCCGCCGATGAAATTGTGGTGGGCGCTTTCCTAAACATCGGGGCTGTAGCAGATTATCTGCGGCAGCTGGGCAAAGATGTGGTGGTAGTCTGCGCCGGCTGGAAGGGCAATTTCTGCCTCGAAGACACCCTGTTCGGAGGAGCCCTGGCCGCCCGTCTGCAAGCCGAGTTCAACGCCACTGGCTCCGATTCCACCCTGGCTGCCCTCGACCTCTGGCAGGCTGCCCAACCTGATGCCGCCGCCTACCTGCTCAAGTCCTCGCATGTGCGCCGCCTGAACCACCTGGAGGCTCATAAGGACATGGAGTTCTGCATACGACAGGATGAGTATGGCGTAGTGCCGGTGTTTCGGGAGGGTAAAATTCAATCACGGATTTAG
- the aceA gene encoding isocitrate lyase, which translates to MNKQERITVLEQEWATNPRWQGIRRPYSAEDVLKLRGSVHIEYTLARQGAERLWRLLHTQEYVAGLGALTGNQAVQEVQAGLSAIYLSGWQVAADANGAGHMYPDQSLYPADSVPNVVRRINNALLRADQIQSVSGEGSVHWLVPIVADAEAGFGGNLNAFELMKMMIEAGAAGVHFEDQLSSAKKCGHLGGKVLVPTQEAINKLVAARLAADVLGVPTLLVARTDADAADLLTSEVDPRDQPFILQEAERTSEGFYRVRCGVEAGIARGLAYAPYADLIWMETSTPDLEQARRFAEGIHAQFPGKLLAYNCSPSFNWAARLSREQMETFREELAAMGYKFQFITLAGFHALNTSMFELASAYRDRGMAGYSELQEREFALQKQGFKAVKHQAFVGTGYFDAVQNVVTAGQTSTAALVGSTEQAQF; encoded by the coding sequence ATGAACAAGCAGGAACGCATTACCGTACTGGAACAGGAATGGGCCACCAACCCGCGCTGGCAGGGCATCCGGCGGCCCTACTCGGCCGAAGACGTGCTGAAGCTGCGCGGCTCGGTACACATTGAGTACACCCTGGCCCGGCAGGGCGCCGAGCGGCTGTGGCGCCTGCTGCACACGCAGGAATACGTGGCCGGACTGGGGGCCCTGACCGGCAACCAGGCCGTGCAGGAGGTGCAGGCGGGGCTGTCGGCCATCTACCTCTCGGGCTGGCAGGTGGCGGCCGATGCCAACGGGGCCGGCCACATGTACCCCGACCAAAGCCTCTACCCCGCCGACTCGGTGCCCAACGTGGTGCGCCGCATCAACAACGCCCTGCTGCGCGCCGACCAGATTCAGAGCGTGTCGGGTGAGGGCTCGGTGCACTGGCTGGTGCCCATCGTGGCCGACGCGGAAGCGGGCTTCGGGGGCAACCTGAATGCGTTTGAGCTGATGAAGATGATGATTGAGGCCGGGGCGGCGGGCGTACATTTTGAAGATCAGCTTTCTTCAGCCAAGAAGTGCGGACACCTGGGCGGCAAAGTGCTCGTGCCGACCCAGGAAGCCATCAACAAGCTGGTGGCCGCCCGCCTGGCCGCTGATGTGCTGGGTGTGCCTACCCTGCTGGTGGCCCGCACCGATGCCGACGCCGCCGACCTGCTTACCTCCGAAGTGGACCCGCGCGACCAGCCCTTTATTCTGCAGGAGGCCGAGCGCACCTCCGAGGGGTTTTATCGGGTGCGCTGCGGGGTGGAAGCCGGCATAGCCCGCGGCCTGGCCTACGCCCCCTACGCCGACCTGATCTGGATGGAAACCTCCACGCCCGACCTGGAGCAGGCCCGCCGCTTCGCCGAAGGTATTCATGCTCAATTTCCCGGAAAGCTGCTGGCCTACAACTGCTCACCGTCCTTTAACTGGGCCGCCCGGCTCAGCCGGGAGCAGATGGAAACCTTCCGGGAGGAGCTGGCGGCTATGGGCTACAAATTCCAGTTTATTACGCTGGCCGGTTTTCACGCCCTCAACACCAGCATGTTCGAGCTGGCCTCCGCCTACCGCGACCGGGGCATGGCCGGCTACTCGGAGCTGCAGGAGCGGGAGTTTGCCCTTCAGAAACAAGGTTTCAAGGCCGTAAAGCACCAGGCGTTTGTAGGTACCGGCTACTTCGACGCCGTGCAGAACGTGGTAACGGCCGGGCAAACCAGCACCGCCGCTCTGGTCGGCAGCACGGAGCAGGCCCAGTTCTAA
- the aceB gene encoding malate synthase A, with amino-acid sequence MSFIAEPQTLASPPTYLVPERVKIVGAYSPEYAEILTPSALAFVAELHRRFDGTRRALLQRRTERQRAFEAGQLPDFLPETRLIREKPWTVAPLPADLLDRRVEITGPVERKMIINGLNSGAKVFMADLEDSSSPTWANVVEGQRNLRDAVRRTISLSTPQKEYRLNEETAVLMVRPRGWHLLEKHLLVDGEPVSAALFDFGLYYYHNAHELCARGSGPYFYLPKIESHLEARLWNDVFGFAQWSMKMPKCTIKATVLIETLPAAFELNEILWELREHSAGLNCGRWDYIFSYIKRLGLKPEFRLPNRAEVTMTVPFMAAYSELVIQTCHRRGVHAMGGMAAQIPIKNDPEANEAALEKVRQDKIREARAGHDGTWVAHPSLVPVALDVFNDLMPQPNQIDKKCDDVHVTAADLVRAPAGNITEEGLKLNIDVAIQYLESWLGGNGCVPIYNLMEDAATAEISRAQVWQWLHTPGTTLQDGRPLTLELYRSLVPGQLDKIKALVGEQRYAAGRYAEAARLFDQLVTSKYFIEFLTVPAYEQLT; translated from the coding sequence ATGTCATTCATCGCCGAACCGCAGACGCTTGCCTCACCGCCCACCTACCTTGTGCCGGAGCGCGTGAAAATTGTGGGAGCTTATTCCCCGGAGTACGCTGAAATCCTGACGCCCTCGGCCCTGGCTTTCGTGGCTGAGCTGCACCGGCGCTTCGATGGCACCCGGCGGGCTCTGCTGCAGCGGCGTACGGAGCGGCAACGCGCATTTGAGGCTGGCCAGTTGCCTGACTTTCTGCCCGAAACCCGCCTGATTCGGGAAAAGCCCTGGACGGTAGCACCCCTGCCCGCCGACCTGCTCGACCGCCGGGTAGAAATTACCGGGCCCGTGGAGCGCAAAATGATTATCAACGGCTTGAATTCAGGGGCGAAGGTGTTTATGGCTGATCTGGAGGACTCCAGCTCACCTACCTGGGCCAACGTGGTGGAGGGCCAGCGCAACCTGCGCGATGCCGTGCGCCGCACCATTTCGCTTTCGACCCCGCAGAAGGAGTACCGGCTGAACGAGGAAACGGCCGTATTGATGGTGCGCCCCCGGGGCTGGCACCTGCTGGAAAAACACCTGCTGGTGGATGGCGAGCCGGTTAGTGCCGCGCTGTTCGACTTCGGGCTGTACTACTACCACAATGCCCACGAGCTGTGCGCCCGGGGCAGCGGCCCCTACTTCTACCTGCCCAAAATCGAAAGCCACCTGGAGGCCCGCCTCTGGAACGATGTATTCGGGTTTGCACAATGGTCGATGAAAATGCCCAAGTGCACCATTAAGGCTACCGTCCTCATTGAAACCTTGCCCGCCGCTTTCGAGCTGAACGAGATTCTGTGGGAGCTACGCGAGCACTCGGCCGGGCTGAACTGCGGGCGCTGGGACTACATCTTTAGCTACATCAAGCGGCTGGGGTTGAAGCCGGAGTTTCGCCTGCCCAACCGCGCCGAGGTAACTATGACGGTGCCGTTTATGGCGGCTTACTCCGAGCTCGTCATCCAGACCTGCCACCGCCGCGGGGTGCACGCCATGGGCGGTATGGCTGCCCAGATTCCCATCAAGAACGACCCAGAAGCCAATGAAGCAGCCCTGGAGAAAGTCCGCCAAGATAAAATCAGGGAGGCCCGCGCCGGCCACGACGGTACCTGGGTGGCCCACCCTAGCTTAGTGCCAGTGGCCCTGGATGTGTTTAATGACCTGATGCCCCAGCCCAACCAGATTGATAAGAAGTGCGACGACGTGCACGTAACAGCGGCTGATCTGGTCCGCGCCCCCGCTGGTAATATCACAGAGGAAGGCCTTAAGCTCAATATCGACGTAGCCATTCAGTACCTCGAGTCGTGGCTGGGCGGCAACGGCTGCGTACCGATTTACAACCTGATGGAAGACGCCGCCACCGCCGAAATCAGTCGGGCCCAGGTGTGGCAGTGGCTGCACACGCCCGGCACTACCCTGCAGGATGGCCGCCCCCTCACGCTGGAGCTGTACCGCTCCCTGGTGCCGGGCCAGCTGGATAAGATCAAGGCCCTGGTGGGTGAACAGCGCTACGCTGCCGGCCGCTACGCGGAAGCAGCCCGCCTGTTCGATCAGCTGGTCACCAGCAAGTATTTCATCGAATTCCTGACCGTGCCTGCCTACGAGCAGCTGACCTAA
- a CDS encoding helix-turn-helix domain-containing protein, protein MIFGLKLRELRQERGYTPAELARACDVSVSYLNEIEKGKKYPKADKILSLSKVLGVSYDQLTSLTLSRRLEPISELLQSDLLKEFPLDMFGLDPLRIVELIADAPAKMNAFISTLFEIARNYEMRQEHFFLAALRSFQEMHDNYFEELEQDVRTFMVEHKLPAAAPLDRRQLERVLVEKYGYTIDRTGLDEYAHLGRLRSVFQPKTRRLLLRPGMSGAQEGFVLGREVAFNYLNLRERPYVNASFPVRSFEEVLNNFKASYFAGALLMEEEMLVRDLTRFFTTKKWEPALLLELLAKYDVSPEMFMQRITNLLPRHFGIQSLFFLRFDQANASAGYKLTKELHLSRLHNPHGNELHEHYCRRWISLRMLAELRQQPATTAPNYTLGAQRSCYPNHDEYLCLTVARAGAANEPAVSVTVGLLCDDNLRQKIRFLDDAVIPQKEVNETCERCTIPNCEVRAAAPVEVERRQRQQELEAAVAALVNGG, encoded by the coding sequence TTGATTTTTGGACTGAAACTGCGGGAACTGCGCCAGGAGCGCGGCTATACCCCCGCGGAGCTGGCCCGTGCCTGCGACGTTTCAGTTTCCTACCTCAATGAGATTGAGAAGGGCAAGAAGTATCCCAAGGCCGATAAGATTCTGAGCCTGAGCAAGGTGCTGGGCGTCAGCTACGACCAGCTGACCTCTCTGACCCTGAGCCGGCGCCTGGAGCCCATTTCCGAGCTGCTGCAATCGGATCTGCTCAAGGAGTTTCCGTTGGATATGTTCGGGCTGGACCCGCTGCGCATTGTAGAACTTATTGCCGATGCGCCGGCCAAGATGAACGCATTCATCAGCACCCTCTTTGAAATTGCGCGCAACTATGAAATGCGGCAGGAGCACTTCTTCCTGGCCGCCCTGCGCTCTTTCCAGGAGATGCACGACAACTACTTTGAGGAGCTGGAGCAGGATGTGCGCACGTTTATGGTCGAGCACAAGCTGCCCGCCGCCGCCCCCCTCGACCGTCGCCAGCTGGAGCGCGTGCTGGTGGAAAAGTACGGCTACACCATTGACCGCACCGGCCTGGACGAATACGCCCACCTGGGCCGTTTGCGCTCCGTATTTCAGCCCAAAACCCGTCGGCTGCTGCTCCGCCCCGGCATGAGTGGGGCCCAGGAAGGGTTTGTGCTGGGCCGGGAGGTAGCATTTAACTACCTGAATCTGCGCGAGCGGCCTTACGTGAATGCCTCCTTCCCGGTGCGCTCCTTTGAAGAGGTGCTCAACAATTTCAAGGCCTCGTACTTTGCCGGCGCGCTCCTGATGGAAGAGGAAATGCTGGTGCGCGACCTCACCCGCTTCTTCACAACCAAAAAGTGGGAGCCGGCCTTGCTGCTGGAGCTGCTGGCCAAGTATGATGTGTCGCCGGAGATGTTCATGCAGCGCATCACCAACCTGCTGCCCCGCCACTTCGGCATCCAGAGCCTGTTTTTCCTGCGTTTCGACCAGGCCAACGCCTCGGCCGGCTACAAGCTGACCAAGGAGCTGCACCTCTCGCGCCTGCACAACCCCCACGGCAACGAGCTGCACGAGCACTACTGCCGCCGCTGGATTTCCCTGCGCATGCTGGCCGAGCTGCGCCAGCAGCCTGCCACCACGGCCCCAAACTACACACTGGGTGCTCAACGCTCCTGCTACCCCAACCACGATGAGTACCTCTGCCTGACCGTGGCCCGGGCCGGCGCGGCCAACGAGCCCGCCGTGAGTGTAACCGTAGGGCTGCTCTGCGATGATAACCTGCGCCAGAAAATCCGTTTCCTCGATGACGCGGTTATTCCGCAGAAGGAGGTAAATGAAACCTGCGAGCGGTGCACCATCCCGAACTGCGAGGTGCGGGCCGCCGCCCCCGTGGAAGTGGAGCGACGCCAGCGCCAGCAGGAGCTGGAAGCCGCCGTGGCCGCCCTGGTAAACGGGGGGTAG
- the mltG gene encoding endolytic transglycosylase MltG: protein MTTAPRSAFRRLLWPLLVLLLLLLGGLGAAWYVLWKPNVRPSAFGPAYLYIRTGTGYAAVLDSLRKGELLHDFGTFEQVARWRDYPRQVQPGRYLLKPGLSNAALLTLLAQGEQDTVAFTLDAFKYKPQLARQVARQLETDSVPLRQLLQNNAYLRRRYQLDTTTILTLFLPGPYRLLWNTSAPQFLDSAAAMHRRFWTTERRRRADSLGLSPVEVHVLASIVQRETAKKEDKPLIAGTYLNRLRRGMRLQADPTLLWAIGNFGVRRVLNRDKLVDSPYNTYKHKGLPPGPITSANRQSLDAVLKPARHDYLFFCARPGGSGYSDFAATFTEHKKNARRYQQWLDSLGVKR from the coding sequence TTGACTACTGCTCCCCGCTCTGCTTTTCGTCGCCTACTGTGGCCGCTTCTGGTATTGCTGTTGCTGCTGCTTGGGGGCCTGGGCGCGGCCTGGTACGTGCTCTGGAAACCCAATGTGCGTCCCTCGGCGTTCGGGCCCGCCTACCTCTACATACGCACCGGAACCGGCTACGCGGCTGTGCTGGACTCATTGCGGAAAGGTGAGCTGCTCCACGACTTCGGCACGTTTGAGCAGGTAGCCCGCTGGCGCGACTACCCCCGGCAGGTGCAGCCCGGCCGCTACCTCTTAAAGCCTGGCCTGAGTAACGCTGCGCTGCTGACCTTGCTGGCTCAGGGCGAGCAAGATACGGTAGCGTTTACCCTCGATGCCTTCAAATACAAGCCCCAACTGGCCCGGCAGGTGGCCCGCCAGCTCGAAACCGACTCGGTGCCGCTGCGGCAGCTGCTGCAGAATAACGCCTACCTCCGGCGCCGCTATCAGCTGGATACTACCACCATCCTGACACTGTTTCTGCCGGGACCGTACCGGCTGCTCTGGAACACTTCGGCCCCTCAGTTTCTGGACTCAGCTGCCGCTATGCACCGCCGCTTCTGGACTACGGAGCGCCGCCGCCGCGCCGATTCGCTGGGCCTCTCGCCCGTAGAGGTGCATGTGCTGGCCAGCATCGTGCAGCGCGAAACGGCCAAGAAGGAAGACAAGCCCCTGATTGCGGGCACCTACCTTAACCGTCTCCGCCGGGGTATGCGCCTGCAGGCCGACCCAACCCTGCTCTGGGCCATTGGTAACTTTGGGGTAAGACGGGTGCTGAACCGGGATAAGCTGGTGGACTCGCCCTACAATACCTACAAGCACAAAGGCCTGCCGCCCGGCCCTATCACCTCGGCCAACCGCCAGAGCCTGGACGCCGTCCTCAAACCCGCCCGCCACGACTACCTCTTCTTCTGTGCCCGCCCCGGCGGCAGCGGCTACTCCGATTTTGCCGCCACCTTCACGGAGCATAAGAAAAACGCCCGCCGCTATCAGCAGTGGCTCGATAGTCTGGGAGTGAAGAGGTGA
- the dtd gene encoding D-aminoacyl-tRNA deacylase, which produces MRIVVQRVRQASVTVAGRITGQIGPGLLVLAGFAPTDDTPTLTWMARKLVQMRIFSDEEGKMNCSVQDIAGEVLVVSQFTLLADARKGNRPSYIGAAPPPVAIPLYEEFVRLVAAELGRPVATGEFGADMQVALLNDGPVTIVLDSKE; this is translated from the coding sequence ATGCGCATTGTAGTGCAGCGAGTTCGGCAGGCCAGTGTTACGGTGGCGGGCCGCATTACCGGCCAGATAGGCCCCGGCTTACTGGTGCTGGCCGGTTTTGCCCCTACTGATGACACCCCCACCCTTACTTGGATGGCCCGTAAGCTGGTGCAGATGCGCATCTTCTCCGATGAAGAAGGCAAAATGAACTGCTCCGTTCAGGATATTGCGGGCGAGGTGCTGGTTGTAAGTCAGTTTACGCTGCTGGCCGATGCCCGTAAGGGCAACCGGCCCAGCTACATTGGTGCGGCACCCCCACCCGTGGCTATTCCCTTGTATGAAGAGTTTGTGCGGCTGGTTGCCGCCGAGCTGGGCCGCCCCGTGGCAACCGGAGAGTTCGGCGCCGACATGCAGGTGGCACTACTCAACGACGGCCCGGTAACCATTGTGCTCGACTCAAAGGAGTAA
- a CDS encoding nucleotide pyrophosphohydrolase: protein MTIDEAQQTVDQWIQTTGVRYFNELTNLAMLTEEVGEVARIIARQYGEQSFKESDRSKVLADELADVLFVVICLANQTGVNLTEALQRNLEKKTQRDATRHQQNEKLR from the coding sequence ATGACCATTGACGAAGCCCAGCAAACCGTAGATCAGTGGATTCAGACCACCGGCGTGCGGTATTTCAACGAGCTAACCAACCTGGCAATGCTTACCGAGGAGGTAGGCGAGGTAGCCCGCATCATTGCCCGCCAGTATGGGGAGCAGTCGTTTAAAGAGTCCGATAGAAGCAAAGTGCTAGCCGATGAACTGGCCGACGTACTGTTTGTGGTGATTTGCCTAGCCAACCAGACGGGCGTCAACCTCACGGAAGCCCTGCAGCGCAACCTGGAGAAGAAAACTCAGCGCGACGCCACCCGCCACCAGCAAAACGAGAAGCTACGCTAA
- a CDS encoding HRDC domain-containing protein: MPDTQYIIESPVVAQVAQALHQRPRLAIDLEFDDMRHRYGRNLALIQIFDGETVFLIDPLPLTNPAQELEPLWVVLRDPAVEKVFHSCKSDILLLDELYGVHVRTITDTSVQYTLLAEADNNISLGRLIQQELGMEVDKGEQKSNWLKRPLTEAQKQYAANDVLYLFELTDRLTAKLAALGRTAWAEQENKALEEVRYSRDERPYLRLAGKYRIQPQELPLFRDLYLLRDEVARHIDRPSYMVASNDRLAELTRLPVTSTGHLRNAPGLHPELKRSPFAERLVTLAQEDREPEPPLPAEQRRFPFRRRLTGAKAAQADAREALLMTLKTHLAEDHSPIMANLVLSNRLIADIVEQGANYTLRPWQHQLLLDTAQRHGLDFEQVAHPFEVKG, from the coding sequence ATGCCTGATACCCAGTACATAATCGAAAGCCCCGTAGTAGCGCAGGTAGCGCAGGCTCTTCACCAGCGCCCACGTTTAGCCATCGACCTGGAATTTGACGATATGCGGCACCGCTACGGTCGAAATCTGGCTCTGATTCAGATATTTGACGGCGAAACCGTTTTTCTCATCGACCCCCTACCCCTTACCAACCCGGCGCAGGAACTGGAGCCGCTCTGGGTGGTACTACGCGACCCGGCCGTGGAGAAAGTGTTTCACAGCTGCAAGTCCGACATCCTACTGCTCGATGAACTCTACGGGGTTCATGTCCGCACTATTACCGATACCAGCGTACAATATACGCTTTTAGCCGAAGCCGACAATAATATTTCCCTGGGGCGCCTGATTCAGCAGGAGCTGGGCATGGAGGTGGATAAGGGCGAGCAGAAGTCGAACTGGCTGAAGCGCCCCCTCACGGAGGCCCAGAAGCAGTACGCCGCTAACGACGTGCTGTACCTCTTTGAGCTGACGGACCGCCTGACGGCCAAGCTTGCAGCACTGGGGCGCACGGCCTGGGCAGAACAGGAAAACAAAGCCCTGGAAGAAGTTCGCTACTCCCGCGACGAGCGGCCCTACCTGCGCCTGGCTGGCAAGTACCGGATTCAGCCCCAGGAGCTGCCCCTGTTCCGCGACTTGTACCTGCTGCGCGACGAGGTAGCCCGCCACATTGACCGGCCCAGCTACATGGTAGCCAGCAACGACCGGCTGGCCGAGCTGACGCGTCTGCCCGTAACCAGCACGGGGCACCTGCGCAACGCTCCGGGCCTGCACCCCGAGCTAAAGCGCAGCCCCTTCGCCGAGCGCCTGGTAACCCTGGCCCAGGAAGACCGGGAACCCGAGCCGCCGCTGCCCGCTGAGCAGCGGCGCTTCCCCTTCCGCCGCCGGCTCACGGGTGCCAAAGCCGCCCAGGCCGATGCCCGGGAAGCCCTGCTGATGACCCTAAAAACTCATCTGGCCGAGGATCATAGCCCTATTATGGCCAACCTGGTGCTCAGCAACCGCCTCATCGCCGACATTGTAGAGCAAGGCGCCAACTACACCCTGCGCCCCTGGCAGCACCAGCTTTTGCTTGACACGGCCCAGCGCCACGGCCTCGATTTCGAGCAGGTGGCCCACCCGTTTGAAGTGAAGGGCTAA